The sequence ACCTCTGAATAATGGAAGATGGTGACATTGCCACTAGGCTGCACCTAAAAAAAATAACGAccataaatccatgctgagCCACCACAAGTATTTTGTTGTGAAGCATCTTCTAAAGGTTATCTTCCTCCTTTTGCTCAAATTTACAGAAGCAAACTTCACAGCAAATGAAGAAGTCCATATAAACTCTAAACAGCACGCAAAAAAGCAgttattgcattaaaaataacatttaattgaAACTTCCAGTTGTGCTTCAATATGTTCATTCATGCTGCCTACTAACAGCTTCAGCAAGAACCCAATTGCACCTATAAAAACCTGACCAACCTTCCTACTTGTGTGTAGGAAACCTCATCCAGTTTCCAGTGTACTCTCGCTTTACAAGCCACTACTAGTTACTACTAGTAGAGATTCTACTACTAGAGATTCTTAAAATTCTGTTCACAGGTCTTTCAATTCTCATGCTCAGCTTTAAAATTCCAGTTGCTCCACGGATTTAGCAGGCCAGAACACATACggcatacagaaaatatttcctccaaaaatttcttttgctgtctCTTCTGCTGTAAAGACGTCTTTTACTAAAAAATTCTCTCAGAAAGAGAATTACAGGAGAGATTGTCAGATAATAAAGAATACTTCAAATATCTATGCCAATTTTATGTGTTTAtcatctcttcctccttcctcttttgcTTCACTGCTAGATGAAATGCACGAACAGGTGAAAACAACTTGCATCAgatgaaagaatgaaagcaaCTCTACAGGAAATGTCAAGGACAGGGAGACAGTTATTAGTTCTCACATCTTTCATTcataaaatctgcttttcagtaATGGTACTCATATTCAGTTTcttaaattaacttaaaataGCCTTTAGAAATGGTATAAATATGTTGATCTTTAGTTTTTAAGTTACCTCTGAACTGGAATATTTATATCTATCTGTACAAATTCTTACTGCAAGTGCCTATAACATAATAAAGCATTGTCTATAAAGATGTAAAATTGATGTATTTTGCAACACTCAGTATAAATACTCAAAAGAACTTGCTGCaatataaatatgttttcataCTTAAAGGTTTCAGAAGCATcgaaataaaaaaatccccttcTACAGTTCTAGAGATTAAATACTGAGCTGAAAAGACCAATGTCTAAAACAGATAGAATTCAGTAACAGAACTGAATAAACTGAGGTAACCACTGCTAATTTAAGGGTGTAACTCTATGAGAATCATATATTAAAACGAGTTCATACTACGGttcaaactaacaaaaacaagATGTAACATCCAAAAAACTGGCTGGCATTTTTGTAGATGGAAATATCAGAAGAGAAGTCTACAAATATGTAAACATCTATGGCATACCTGACAGGCTGAAGAAATATTAGTCGGaagaatttattattataaatacaGAACCTGACTGTATTATTTGTATCCTCCTTATTAAAGtttgtaaattaattttccataGGACATTCTGCCAAGCatatcatttttaatatctctTCGAGTCATAACGGTGATTAAAAAACCTGACCCATACTGGGGAAATAAAggttgctgttttcaaagcagaTACGCCCCACGCTGCCTATATTTAAAAGGCCGTGCCCTGATAACAGGCATCAAAAGAACTGCAAACAGCATCCTAAAAATGAGAGCTGAAGACTTAAAGATACCGGTATGTCTTTAAGCGCAATTATATGCGGGTTTAACGAAAGCTGGGAGTTAATCTAAACAAGGCATTACATAGGTCAGATGTTTCTTCAAAGGCACACTAAATGGAATTTTACAGCTTCTTCACTGGCCCAATTATGTCAgtgcttgcttgctttcctcCCCTACCTTTTCCCTTGCCAGGTTTAGAACCACTTGGGATGTAttgatataattttaaatgagatGTATGGGTGCACGAGGGAGAAGGAGCAATCAGGATTTTACATGCACGCActtacatgtatttatttatagtatAGCTCCTCCTTTAATGTTTACGTACTCTTACAACATACTACAACCTTACCTCTTGTAAAACAGGGAATAAGCTAacaaagaggcaaaaaaaaaaaccctctcaaGAGTACTCTAGTTAGAGACATTCAGTGGCCAGAGAAGTAAATGAGGAGCCAGGGAGAGTAACAGCATGTCCTGCACTACCTGTAGGGAGTGACAAGATCTGAGGTCCAGACCAAAAGAAATTCCACGGTCAAGACGATACAATGCCTTGCCCTGAGACTCCCTGGGAGCAGAAACAGAAGCCATCTCaacaaattttcagttttacaggCAGATACGCAGGGAGAAACTCCACCATAAATTATCCAAGCAAACTGATCACCGCTGCCATGCAAAACACACAATTATTTTTGGTCTCCATTTAATAGAGTCATATCCTGCTCTGTGTAAAGCATCTAAATGATTTTCCAACTGCAGCTAAACAAAAGTATAGCCTACCTGGAGATGACAGATAGAACAAAGACACAACGTGCATGGGAGAAGAAAGGATATGATCTTTAGCTGGCCAAATAACAGAGGAAGAAGGCATTTCTGGCTATTGTTACCCTGAGGGATTTAAACATGCTGGGAAAAGCTACCAATCATGACAAACAGCTAACATATGCTCTTAAAATCAGGGTACAATCACGTGCTAGATGTGATTTTCCAAAACACTGAGTATCAATGAGCTTAAAATTCTCTTACTTAGCTAGGATCTCCTGAAAgcttagggattttttttgcccCGTTggttggttaaaaaaaaaaacaggatcaGTGTCCAAGTTTAGAAAGATcgaagaaaggaaaagcaaataaaaagtttgAGAAAATTGACTGCTAGTAGCACAATAGTGACACTGGGAGCTTTAACACCTCCATCTGTCTTCTTCCACCTTCACGTATTTATTGACTAAAAAACATGATCAAAATGAAACAGTGTTGGAACTTGTCTTCCAGCACTCCTCGAAGACAAGCTGCTACTCATTATAGCTCTCTGGCATCTTAGAAAGATGTGATGAAAACCACTAAGACAGTCAACACCTCATGATCAACATAATCAGAGACTGCTGATAGAGTTAGTATTTTCAATATTAAGAAGCCAGCCTCTCCcagcaacctttttttttttttaaatagagttTGGCCATTGATATTTCTCTTATTTCCTGCCTCCCATCCCCACCTTGTAAATATTCGGTGTTTTATTTCGTCTTCCTCCCCAagtctcagcttttcttttctagtgCTCTTTTCTGTCCTCCCCCCCATTTTCAAGGTAGGTTGGttacttattttaaagttatCTACTTCCCCCATTAGCGTAGTTTCTTCTTAGACAAGAAGTTCCTTGGGAAACCACCGCAGCCTTCCTGTCCATTTCTAAAGGCGTATCACCAGAGGTCCTCAATAGCTAGGAACTTCCAGATATAATGAACACTAGACAATTGCACTGTAAAACTGCTATGAAGATTGCTTTACCCTGCGCACCCAAGGGCCTTCTGCAACTGACACAGCTTCTTTACACACATCATCAACGAAATGAGAATATTCACTAGCACACACCATTAAGACCAAGCAgtcttcatttctttgaaaaagtgGAGGTGGGAGAACATGTGTAGCTTATTACTGACTGCACAAAATAGGCGCACCAGATTCAAAGGCTCGCTGCCCCTCCACAGGCCTGAGCGGCTCTCACAAAGGATTAATGCTTTGAAGCAAAACCACCAAGACCAAAAGTGCCCCGAGTTCAATTTGAAGAGCCACAACAGTGCTGCTGAATCTCCGTTTTCCCACCATACTCATTTGCCTAAAGCATCTCTTGGCTGTCAAAGAGAAGGCTTCTATATATACACCACAGACTCACAACTGGTTCAACCTGAGCGAAGTCAATACTTGAAAAGAGAAGCTGAGGCAGGATGAAGTCTAGGCTTGTGGAGAAAAAGTCATCCACCgaagaataaatattaattatttcagtATAATAAATAATCTAAACTACAATCACCACTAGCGTACCCACATTCCACAGTATTCTTTTGTCTTCCTCTATACAATGGGAATATACACACTGTCACAGATTGTTAAACACAATTTACCCACGCAGTAGTTTCGGAGCATAATCAATACAACCCACCCCctcaagagaaaaacaagcgTTTTAATGTAATACCTACACACGCTGGGACCTCAGGAACGGTATTTCTAATTAGACAAAGACACCGCGCCGCTTCATCTCACAGAACAGCTGGGAAAAGAGCTGCAAGTCAGCGCGTACCAAACTAGCGGACGTATCTTTTAAATGAAGTTCCAGGCAGCCTTACCTCTCATCCTCACCATCTACGAGGGGCGTCGTCAGCGGCAGCACCTTCAGCGGGAAGAGGGAAGCAGAGGATGGCGCGCTGCTGCTAGTGCCGTCAGAGACGGCTGGCGCTCCGACGCCGCTCTCACCACTGGCAGCTTGAGGTAAACCAACGAGGGAAGGTTCCGTAGGGCGTCTGCCATCTTCGATTTGGCTTCCGACTGACTGAGCTAGTGATTGTGCGGGGAACTGGGCAGAGCTTAGCGGTATCTGCTGCGGCACACTCTGTGCCACCGGCAGACCTATACTTGTTGATATCAACGGAGGCTGACTAACGCTCGGAGCCAAATTCCCGTTCTGCACAGCCGAAGCCTGCGCTATGTTCTGTGGCTGTCCCAAACCTATAGAGGCAGAAGGTATGCCAGGAGGCACAGCTGAACCAGCTTGACTCGGTGCAGGAACAGTACTAGCAGAAGGTATAGGGCTaactgcaggcagctgctggccgGTCATTCCTTGGACCACCGACTCCACCGCTTGCGCCTGCGGCTGCACAGGTAACAAAGCATTTTGTTGAGCAATGACCATTTGCTGGGGAAGGCCCGAAGCGCCGGCCTGTAACCCCTGCTGCATTATTCCTGTCTGCACAGGCTGCACCACTTGTGAAGATGGAGGAGCAGCCGTCGACGGCATGACCGGAGGTGGGATTTGGTTTGCAGCAGGCGGTGGCTGCACCACAGCGGCTACGCTTCCTTGCTGCCCGACGCTCAGCATTTGGCCGCCGGTACCTACGCCTGGTAGGGCTGCGGGAGCGTGCGCGACAGGCTGAgccggggcagcagcggggTGTGCTTGTACCGCAGGCTGCATGCTCTGGGCCTGGGCGACGGGAACCGGCGGCCCCGCTCCTACCGCGGCAGGACTGGGCTGCATAGCAGGCGCCGGGGGCTGGAGGATCTGCTGATGCTGGATGTACTCCGGCATGGCCCCTGTAACAGAGTTTTGGTTCACCGGCTTAACGTGACCTGCGGCCATCTGCGTAGGAACcgtttgttgctgctgctgctgctgttgtccGTACTGCAACTGCTGCTGTTGTACAACCGGCAACGTCTGCACGGGCTGCGCCGGCTGAGGGTacggcagctgctgctgagccatGCTCTGAATggcaggctgctggtggcccaGAGACGGGGTTACACCTAGGATATTAACCGGGGCTGGCTGAACCCCAGGAACAGTGGTTAGACTGGCCTGTGCAGGAGGCTGGACCCCTGGCTTCTGCTGCGGATAGTTTACCTCTTGAGAATGCAGCTGGACTTGTGCAAGCTGTGATTGAGAAACACTCTGTGGTATACTAGATGCTGGAATTGCCGGAGGAGCAGCGCTGCTAAAATCCATCTGCTGTGGACCCACACCTTGAAACGCTTGCTGCTGTACCACAGTAGGTGCTCCCATTTCTCCACTTCCCACACTTTCTGTATAGTGACTCAGTGTGCTTACATTGCTGCTAACAGAACTCCCACTGGTGCTCTCCCTTTCAGAAGTCACTTCAAGCGGGTTTTGTTTTATCGTCTCTACTGCTTTGTTTACTGCTACTccttctgaaactgcagcagtgttttctttatCATAGAATTCAGTGCATGTCCATCTACCTTTTTTGAAAGGTTCGGAACTAGAATCTAATTTTACAACTCTAAACCTTGATGTGCCAgatgcaggctgctgctggcttgaTCCCACTGCCATTCCTGCAGTTGGATTAGTAACGTTGTTAATGACACTAGAGGAAGCACTCGTACCATTGCCAACACCACTCAAGATATTCACATTAACATTGCTGCTAGTTCCAGACAAAGCATTTACATTACCAGTACTTGTGATGTTGCTTAAATTTATAGTACCAAGCATGCTGCTTGCCACACTAGAGCTACCACCGCCCATATTATTTAAGGTACTAGTTCCAGAAGCAGGACTTACACCTAAATTGCCAGGAGTACTCGTAGTGCGGATATTAGACGCGACAGATGCGGGGGAACCAGTGGATGATGCAGCAGAACCCGGTGCAGTTGATATAACATTGTCAGAGCTTCCAGTTGTTGATAGTTTTCTAAACGATGGACTGGGTGGTGGTCCTCCAGAAATCGGGGCACTGCCCACCCCAGGATGCGATGGATGATGGTGtccgtggtggtggtggtgaagatGATGGTGGTGGTGAACATGATGGGGGTGAACACTTCCATTGATCACAACGCCCTGCTGTGGGTGATGAGGCAGAGAAGGGTGCTGCTGAGGAAGGTGAGGCTGGTTTGGAGAAACAGCCCCAGGAGTCTCTGCCTCTTGGAAGTTATTTAAAGTCTCTTCAGAGGAGCTCCTCTCGGGTTCTCCCAAGTCAGTGGCCCTGGATAAAGAAACATCCAAGATTTCTGAAGAGGACAGGTCTTCAGTGTGGGACTCATCCAGGTCATCGTAGCTTTCGGTATCTTCGGCTATGCTGTTATTAGAGCTCATGCTAGCCGATATTTGAGCAGGGGTCACGCTGGTAATCTGAAagccacttttctttttcatttgagcTCCAGTCTGCGCGAGAGGCTGTGGCTGGAGCTGAGACTGCGAGAGGAGGTTCAGGCTTTGTGGAGGAGGGGGTGTCGGCTGTGGACCCGCCGACGAAGAtgctgcaggagatggaggCGGCGGCTGGACCAGCAAGGGCGGCTGATAATCCTCGGCGGAGAGGGCAGCGCTCCCGACGCCGGTACCTGGTGCAGTGGGAGCAGTAACgcagctgctgccgctgctactgctgctgccCCTTCTAGGAAACATCGCCGGGTGCGCCATCTTCCTAGCACTAATGTCTGCGGCTGAGTCAGGCTGGTGCATTGTATCGGGCGGATTTTAAGAGTGCAGTCCCCCGGTATGGAGagagacagacacacacacacacacacacacacagttagCTCGGCAGCAGGGCACAGACACCGCGCacaaccccccccacaccccataccccccccccccagctcccgcaGCGCAGGGGCTGAGCCGCCTCGGCACCGCCGCTcgcctccccctctcctcctcctcctcctcctgcacagGGAGGGGGCGAGCACCGGCCCTCCGCCGCCCCTGAACGTGACACTTCCACCCCTCCGCCGTCCACTTTCCCCCTCGCACCCCCCTCACACACACCCCCTTTTCCTCAGCCACCCCCAAACTCCCCTggcccctccagccgcgcctCCCCCGGGGCAGGAGGCAATGCCCGCCTCAgcccggccggcggcggggccgagccccttcccttcccctcatGGAAGCCGGCAACCGGCAGAACCGCCCTCCGCCGGCAGGCCCGGCGCCCCTCGCCAtcgggggaggaggaggaggaggaggaggaggaggaaggcgcgGATACGTACGGGACTGGCGCACGGCAGGGAGGCAGCGGCAGGCTGAGCCGGGCAGGGACATCCCCGTCAGTGGCAGCCATGGAGCTGAATCATTTTGGGGAGCCGAGAGAcggaaggaggagggaagaaaagcgGCAGCCCGGCGAGGGAGTCCatgaaaaggagggagggaggccgggggagccaggcaggcaggcaggcagccgcTCTCTCCTCCCTCCGTGTCTGGCTGTCTCTGGAGGAGGCTCCGCTCCACACgctcttccttccccctccgCCTCCTCCCCCTTTATAACAGGCGGCACCCGCTCTTCCTCCGCAGAGCCGCGTCCTCCTCCCGCTGCgttctgccttcctttccccttcttcccttcctcccctcccttccctcccggctctcccccggcccctcgcggagcccggcggggaggagggcgcagcgcggggccgcaggggggagggcagagctggcccGAGGGGAGGGCAGCCCGCAGACAACGTaagatggcggcggccgccgcgcatgcgcgcccAGCCCGGCAGACATAAAGCCCGGCTGGCCCGGGACGACGGAAATCGGCTCGGCTCGCCCGGCGGAAATTGCCGAgcgccgccgagcccccgccgacgggggggggggggggcgctcccgagcggggagggggcttcGGGGGGGACGCGAAAtggcggctccccccccccgccaccaaCCCGCCCCGCGCCCCAGGTGCCGCGGTCCCGCAGCGTGACTGTGCCTCACATGAcccgccgcctccctccccctcctggGCTCCGCCGCGGGTTTATTCGCGTTATTCATCACCTTCGTCTTCATCCCCTCCCTCGGTCCAGAATTTTCCTgtcgccctcctcctcctgccgtGCGCGGGGAAGCCGGCGGCGCCTCGCCCGTCCCTTTGTGCCGCCGGGGGTCCCCTCACACCCCGAaatggccgccgccgccccccggccctcACCCCCCTCAGGGGTCTCCATGTCCCCCAGGGCGGCAGGAGGTCCCAGGGCTGCCACCACTCCCTGAGGTGGTGTGGGCGCATCGAGGAGCTTGAGAAGGCGTGTACTGAAGCGCTCTTTCAAAAAATTGTCACCcttcacaagtattttttttatcattaagTGAAATTGAGGTCACGTCCACTGctcttctcttgctgtttcaGTACTGGCGTTTCATCAGGGAGGAAAGAcctcgtggccctcctcagACGTAGTGAAGCTCGATACAGCCCTCAGCCATCTCCATCCCCTTGTGGCTTCAGCTGTCCCATGACCAAACCTTGGCTTCTCCTCAACCTGGCGTGGCTGCTCTCTGATCCCTGAAGGCTCTCGGTGCTCATGCGTTGGCCAGGAGATCTTCCATAGCATCTACAAACCTGTTAGCATGCCTTGGTGAGCATCCAGCAGGTAGGTAGGTATCTCACTGCAACACAAACCCAACAAATTCACACCACAGTCATTGCTCCACCTCTCCTGTCCTAAGGACTCCCACCAGGAGCACTTTCAGAGCTTGCTAAATTGGCTGTCCTGCTTTCCTACAGAGGGGGAAAGGTTCAAACCTTCTCCTCCATTTCTCCAGGTGGATGAAGTGTGCACCTATACCAGGAGGGGTGCTTGTGTATCCCATTTTCTGGCAGCACATCATCATCTCCTAACGTAGTCTTTCATGAGCTGGTGGAGATGTCTCAGTCACCTCTTTGAAATTATTGTGGTTTGTGTGGAACAATAAAACGTTTGCAGGGCTTGACTGACTCGGACTAATTCTATAGCTTATTTACAAAAGCCAGTGCTTAGGACAATCAACAGGACACATgggagaagcaaaaaaaaaaaaaaaaaaaaagattttggtgTTTACTGCAGTGAATATGTAAATATGTTGTGAAGAGTAGTAGAGCTTTAACAGGAG comes from Anser cygnoides isolate HZ-2024a breed goose chromosome 1, Taihu_goose_T2T_genome, whole genome shotgun sequence and encodes:
- the TSC22D1 gene encoding TSC22 domain family protein 1 isoform X7, which translates into the protein MAHPAMFPRRGSSSSSGSSCVTAPTAPGTGVGSAALSAEDYQPPLLVQPPPPSPAASSSAGPQPTPPPPQSLNLLSQSQLQPQPLAQTGAQMKKKSGFQITSVTPAQISASMSSNNSIAEDTESYDDLDESHTEDLSSSEILDVSLSRATDLGEPERSSSEETLNNFQEAETPGAVSPNQPHLPQQHPSLPHHPQQGVVINGSVHPHHVHHHHHLHHHHHGHHHPSHPGVGSAPISGGPPPSPSFRKLSTTGSSDNVISTAPGSAASSTGSPASVASNIRTTSTPGNLGVSPASGTSTLNNMGGGSSSVASSMLGTINLSNITSTGNVNALSGTSSNVNVNILSGVGNGTSASSSVINNVTNPTAGMAVGSSQQQPASGTSRFRVVKLDSSSEPFKKGRWTCTEFYDKENTAAVSEGVAVNKAVETIKQNPLEVTSERESTSGSSVSSNVSTLSHYTESVGSGEMGAPTVVQQQAFQGVGPQQMDFSSAAPPAIPASSIPQSVSQSQLAQVQLHSQEVNYPQQKPGVQPPAQASLTTVPGVQPAPVNILGVTPSLGHQQPAIQSMAQQQLPYPQPAQPVQTLPVVQQQQLQYGQQQQQQQQTVPTQMAAGHVKPVNQNSVTGAMPEYIQHQQILQPPAPAMQPSPAAVGAGPPVPVAQAQSMQPAVQAHPAAAPAQPVAHAPAALPGVGTGGQMLSVGQQGSVAAVVQPPPAANQIPPPVMPSTAAPPSSQVVQPVQTGIMQQGLQAGASGLPQQMVIAQQNALLPVQPQAQAVESVVQGMTGQQLPAVSPIPSASTVPAPSQAGSAVPPGIPSASIGLGQPQNIAQASAVQNGNLAPSVSQPPLISTSIGLPVAQSVPQQIPLSSAQFPAQSLAQSVGSQIEDGRRPTEPSLVGLPQAASGESGVGAPAVSDGTSSSAPSSASLFPLKVLPLTTPLVDGEDESCPQK
- the TSC22D1 gene encoding TSC22 domain family protein 1 isoform X3, with translation MAHPAMFPRRGSSSSSGSSCVTAPTAPGTGVGSAALSAEDYQPPLLVQPPPPSPAASSSAGPQPTPPPPQSLNLLSQSQLQPQPLAQTGAQMKKKSGFQITSVTPAQISASMSSNNSIAEDTESYDDLDESHTEDLSSSEILDVSLSRATDLGEPERSSSEETLNNFQEAETPGAVSPNQPHLPQQHPSLPHHPQQGVVINGSVHPHHVHHHHHLHHHHHGHHHPSHPGVGSAPISGGPPPSPSFRKLSTTGSSDNVISTAPGSAASSTGSPASVASNIRTTSTPGNLGVSPASGTSTLNNMGGGSSSVASSMLGTINLSNITSTGNVNALSGTSSNVNVNILSGVGNGTSASSSVINNVTNPTAGMAVGSSQQQPASGTSRFRVVKLDSSSEPFKKGRWTCTEFYDKENTAAVSEGVAVNKAVETIKQNPLEVTSERESTSGSSVSSNVSTLSHYTESVGSGEMGAPTVVQQQAFQGVGPQQMDFSSAAPPAIPASSIPQSVSQSQLAQVQLHSQEVNYPQQKPGVQPPAQASLTTVPGVQPAPVNILGVTPSLGHQQPAIQSMAQQQLPYPQPAQPVQTLPVVQQQQLQYGQQQQQQQQTVPTQMAAGHVKPVNQNSVTGAMPEYIQHQQILQPPAPAMQPSPAAVGAGPPVPVAQAQSMQPAVQAHPAAAPAQPVAHAPAALPGVGTGGQMLSVGQQGSVAAVVQPPPAANQIPPPVMPSTAAPPSSQVVQPVQTGIMQQGLQAGASGLPQQMVIAQQNALLPVQPQAQAVESVVQGMTGQQLPAVSPIPSASTVPAPSQAGSAVPPGIPSASIGLGQPQNIAQASAVQNGNLAPSVSQPPLISTSIGLPVAQSVPQQIPLSSAQFPAQSLAQSVGSQIEDGRRPTEPSLVGLPQAASGESGVGAPAVSDGTSSSAPSSASLFPLKVLPLTTPLVDGEDERSRDTRAFLTSSLSEDHLHMLFLSSQPDFFPAPTRWIPSQPALEVLCWIFVSSTELLHE
- the TSC22D1 gene encoding TSC22 domain family protein 1 isoform X2 encodes the protein MAHPAMFPRRGSSSSSGSSCVTAPTAPGTGVGSAALSAEDYQPPLLVQPPPPSPAASSSAGPQPTPPPPQSLNLLSQSQLQPQPLAQTGAQMKKKSGFQITSVTPAQISASMSSNNSIAEDTESYDDLDESHTEDLSSSEILDVSLSRATDLGEPERSSSEETLNNFQEAETPGAVSPNQPHLPQQHPSLPHHPQQGVVINGSVHPHHVHHHHHLHHHHHGHHHPSHPGVGSAPISGGPPPSPSFRKLSTTGSSDNVISTAPGSAASSTGSPASVASNIRTTSTPGNLGVSPASGTSTLNNMGGGSSSVASSMLGTINLSNITSTGNVNALSGTSSNVNVNILSGVGNGTSASSSVINNVTNPTAGMAVGSSQQQPASGTSRFRVVKLDSSSEPFKKGRWTCTEFYDKENTAAVSEGVAVNKAVETIKQNPLEVTSERESTSGSSVSSNVSTLSHYTESVGSGEMGAPTVVQQQAFQGVGPQQMDFSSAAPPAIPASSIPQSVSQSQLAQVQLHSQEVNYPQQKPGVQPPAQASLTTVPGVQPAPVNILGVTPSLGHQQPAIQSMAQQQLPYPQPAQPVQTLPVVQQQQLQYGQQQQQQQQTVPTQMAAGHVKPVNQNSVTGAMPEYIQHQQILQPPAPAMQPSPAAVGAGPPVPVAQAQSMQPAVQAHPAAAPAQPVAHAPAALPGVGTGGQMLSVGQQGSVAAVVQPPPAANQIPPPVMPSTAAPPSSQVVQPVQTGIMQQGLQAGASGLPQQMVIAQQNALLPVQPQAQAVESVVQGMTGQQLPAVSPIPSASTVPAPSQAGSAVPPGIPSASIGLGQPQNIAQASAVQNGNLAPSVSQPPLISTSIGLPVAQSVPQQIPLSSAQFPAQSLAQSVGSQIEDGRRPTEPSLVGLPQAASGESGVGAPAVSDGTSSSAPSSASLFPLKVLPLTTPLVDGEDESSSGASVVAIDNKIEQAMDLVKSHLMYAVREEVEVLKEQIKELIEKNSQLEQENTLLKTLASPEQLAQFQAQLQTGSPPSSSQSQGTTQQQPAQPASQGSGPSA
- the TSC22D1 gene encoding TSC22 domain family protein 1 isoform X5; this translates as MAHPAMFPRRGSSSSSGSSCVTAPTAPGTGVGSAALSAEDYQPPLLVQPPPPSPAASSSAGPQPTPPPPQSLNLLSQSQLQPQPLAQTGAQMKKKSGFQITSVTPAQISASMSSNNSIAEDTESYDDLDESHTEDLSSSEILDVSLSRATDLGEPERSSSEETLNNFQEAETPGAVSPNQPHLPQQHPSLPHHPQQGVVINGSVHPHHVHHHHHLHHHHHGHHHPSHPGVGSAPISGGPPPSPSFRKLSTTGSSDNVISTAPGSAASSTGSPASVASNIRTTSTPGNLGVSPASGTSTLNNMGGGSSSVASSMLGTINLSNITSTGNVNALSGTSSNVNVNILSGVGNGTSASSSVINNVTNPTAGMAVGSSQQQPASGTSRFRVVKLDSSSEPFKKGRWTCTEFYDKENTAAVSEGVAVNKAVETIKQNPLEVTSERESTSGSSVSSNVSTLSHYTESVGSGEMGAPTVVQQQAFQGVGPQQMDFSSAAPPAIPASSIPQSVSQSQLAQVQLHSQEVNYPQQKPGVQPPAQASLTTVPGVQPAPVNILGVTPSLGHQQPAIQSMAQQQLPYPQPAQPVQTLPVVQQQQLQYGQQQQQQQQTVPTQMAAGHVKPVNQNSVTGAMPEYIQHQQILQPPAPAMQPSPAAVGAGPPVPVAQAQSMQPAVQAHPAAAPAQPVAHAPAALPGVGTGGQMLSVGQQGSVAAVVQPPPAANQIPPPVMPSTAAPPSSQVVQPVQTGIMQQGLQAGASGLPQQMVIAQQNALLPVQPQAQAVESVVQGMTGQQLPAVSPIPSASTVPAPSQAGSAVPPGIPSASIGLGQPQNIAQASAVQNGNLAPSVSQPPLISTSIGLPVAQSVPQQIPLSSAQFPAQSLAQSVGSQIEDGRRPTEPSLVGLPQAASGESGVGAPAVSDGTSSSAPSSASLFPLKVLPLTTPLVDGEDESLSASLPWKYGVPASAYGFILFPAAHKSKEPV
- the TSC22D1 gene encoding TSC22 domain family protein 1 isoform X4, whose product is MAHPAMFPRRGSSSSSGSSCVTAPTAPGTGVGSAALSAEDYQPPLLVQPPPPSPAASSSAGPQPTPPPPQSLNLLSQSQLQPQPLAQTGAQMKKKSGFQITSVTPAQISASMSSNNSIAEDTESYDDLDESHTEDLSSSEILDVSLSRATDLGEPERSSSEETLNNFQEAETPGAVSPNQPHLPQQHPSLPHHPQQGVVINGSVHPHHVHHHHHLHHHHHGHHHPSHPGVGSAPISGGPPPSPSFRKLSTTGSSDNVISTAPGSAASSTGSPASVASNIRTTSTPGNLGVSPASGTSTLNNMGGGSSSVASSMLGTINLSNITSTGNVNALSGTSSNVNVNILSGVGNGTSASSSVINNVTNPTAGMAVGSSQQQPASGTSRFRVVKLDSSSEPFKKGRWTCTEFYDKENTAAVSEGVAVNKAVETIKQNPLEVTSERESTSGSSVSSNVSTLSHYTESVGSGEMGAPTVVQQQAFQGVGPQQMDFSSAAPPAIPASSIPQSVSQSQLAQVQLHSQEVNYPQQKPGVQPPAQASLTTVPGVQPAPVNILGVTPSLGHQQPAIQSMAQQQLPYPQPAQPVQTLPVVQQQQLQYGQQQQQQQQTVPTQMAAGHVKPVNQNSVTGAMPEYIQHQQILQPPAPAMQPSPAAVGAGPPVPVAQAQSMQPAVQAHPAAAPAQPVAHAPAALPGVGTGGQMLSVGQQGSVAAVVQPPPAANQIPPPVMPSTAAPPSSQVVQPVQTGIMQQGLQAGASGLPQQMVIAQQNALLPVQPQAQAVESVVQGMTGQQLPAVSPIPSASTVPAPSQAGSAVPPGIPSASIGLGQPQNIAQASAVQNGNLAPSVSQPPLISTSIGLPVAQSVPQQIPLSSAQFPAQSLAQSVGSQIEDGRRPTEPSLVGLPQAASGESGVGAPAVSDGTSSSAPSSASLFPLKVLPLTTPLVDGEDERWSSTEFTHSRLDFSLLAMEQNHTAEKWGSVFTVS